From Micromonospora sp. NBC_01699, a single genomic window includes:
- a CDS encoding acyl-CoA dehydrogenase family protein, translating to MSDPLAAPRALLTGLVGDQAEGWDRAGRLPRELLTKLGAAGYLSPGVPTAYGGVGWTSSRDGEFTAHVGSLCSSLRSVMTSQGMAAWTIERLGDEEQRADLLGRLTGGELAAVAFSEPQAGSDLSAIATRIRHDGGAVVVDGRKTWSTAAVYADFVVVFGLLDDGAAGAVVVPTDAPGVEIERIADPLGCRAAGHADLRLSGVRLPASHLLGGGGQFLPLLVTTALAYGRMSVAWGCVGILRACLHAAGEHARSREQFGRTLGGHQLVARHLAELLVAEQAATRACEHASRCWDERSPDQVIATVLAKHTSATYAARGAAAAVQVLASAGARDGHAVARAYRDAKCMEIIEGSNEMCQLLLADHVLSGGGGGGR from the coding sequence GTGAGTGACCCGCTCGCCGCGCCCCGTGCCCTGCTCACCGGCCTGGTCGGCGACCAGGCGGAGGGCTGGGACCGGGCCGGCCGGCTGCCCCGGGAGCTGCTGACGAAGCTGGGCGCCGCCGGCTACCTCAGTCCCGGCGTCCCCACCGCCTACGGCGGCGTGGGCTGGACCAGCTCCCGCGACGGCGAGTTCACCGCGCATGTCGGCAGCCTCTGCTCGTCGCTGCGCAGCGTCATGACCTCGCAGGGCATGGCGGCCTGGACGATTGAGCGGCTGGGTGACGAGGAGCAGCGGGCGGACCTGCTGGGGCGGCTTACCGGTGGGGAACTGGCCGCGGTCGCATTCAGCGAGCCGCAGGCCGGTAGTGACCTGTCCGCCATCGCCACCCGGATCCGCCACGACGGCGGCGCGGTGGTGGTCGACGGTCGGAAGACCTGGTCGACGGCGGCCGTCTACGCCGACTTCGTCGTCGTGTTCGGGTTGCTGGACGACGGCGCCGCCGGCGCCGTCGTGGTGCCGACCGACGCCCCCGGCGTCGAGATCGAGCGGATCGCCGATCCGCTGGGTTGCCGCGCCGCCGGGCACGCGGATCTGCGGCTGAGCGGGGTACGCCTGCCAGCCTCGCATCTGCTCGGCGGTGGCGGCCAGTTCCTGCCGTTGCTGGTCACCACCGCACTGGCGTACGGCCGGATGTCGGTGGCCTGGGGCTGCGTCGGCATCCTCCGCGCCTGCCTGCACGCCGCCGGTGAGCACGCGCGCAGCCGGGAGCAGTTCGGCCGGACGCTCGGCGGGCACCAGCTCGTCGCCCGGCACCTGGCCGAGCTGCTGGTCGCCGAGCAGGCGGCCACCCGAGCCTGCGAGCACGCCAGCCGCTGCTGGGACGAGCGCTCGCCGGACCAGGTGATCGCCACCGTCCTGGCCAAGCACACGAGCGCCACGTACGCGGCGCGCGGGGCCGCAGCGGCGGTGCAGGTCCTGGCCTCGGCCGGTGCCCGGGACGGGCACGCGGTGGCGCGCGCGTACCGGGACGCCAAGTGCATGGAGATCATCGAGGGCAGCAACGAGATGTGCCAGCTGCTGCTGGCCGATCACGTACTGAGCGGTGGGGGAGGGGGAGGACGTTGA
- a CDS encoding acyl carrier protein, whose translation MDTTNTDPDATVDGGTVEKDLLAFLAAQTRRTWEPDTDLFATGGLSSLFAMQLVVHLETTFGISIRGADLRLDNFRTVDNMVALVRRLGGGSAGE comes from the coding sequence ATGGACACGACGAACACCGACCCGGACGCGACCGTGGACGGCGGGACGGTCGAGAAGGACCTGCTCGCGTTCCTGGCGGCCCAGACCAGGCGAACCTGGGAGCCGGATACGGACCTGTTCGCCACGGGCGGACTCTCCTCGCTGTTCGCCATGCAGCTGGTGGTCCACCTGGAGACGACCTTCGGCATCTCCATCCGGGGCGCGGACCTGCGGCTCGACAACTTCCGGACGGTCGACAACATGGTGGCGCTGGTGCGTCGCCTGGGTGGCGGGAGCGCCGGTGAGTGA
- a CDS encoding 3-hydroxyacyl-CoA dehydrogenase family protein, with protein sequence MSTATWSEASDVHRLAVVGGGVMGVGITTLALVRGLPVLLVDVGEQALDRARERIDGELRMAQLMGRLSGDVPVGTLTTTSTLADAAGASAVIEATTEDIAVKAKVIAEVSALVRPGTPLVSNTSSIPIDELADFAKRPDEVVGTHFMNPPYLIRTVEVIRGRRTGEAVMASLGDALAALGQEPIVVGDAPGFVTSRILHPMINDAARIVQAGTASVEAVDSLMENCLGHRTGPLRTADLIGIDNLVDSLRVLVERTGDEGCRPCDLLLEKVRLGHLGRKSGRGFYAYG encoded by the coding sequence ATGAGCACAGCAACCTGGTCCGAAGCGTCGGATGTGCACCGGCTCGCCGTGGTGGGCGGCGGCGTCATGGGCGTCGGCATCACCACCCTGGCCCTCGTCCGGGGCCTGCCGGTCCTGCTCGTCGACGTCGGCGAGCAGGCGCTGGACCGCGCTCGTGAGCGCATCGACGGCGAGTTGCGGATGGCGCAGTTGATGGGACGGCTCTCCGGCGACGTACCGGTGGGAACGCTCACCACGACGAGCACCCTCGCGGACGCGGCCGGGGCGAGCGCGGTCATCGAGGCCACCACGGAGGACATCGCGGTCAAGGCGAAGGTGATCGCCGAGGTGTCGGCGCTGGTGCGGCCGGGAACCCCGCTGGTCTCCAACACCTCTTCGATCCCGATCGACGAGCTTGCCGACTTCGCGAAGCGCCCCGACGAGGTGGTGGGCACGCACTTCATGAACCCGCCGTACCTTATCCGTACGGTGGAGGTCATCCGCGGACGTCGGACCGGCGAGGCGGTGATGGCCTCGCTCGGCGACGCGCTGGCCGCCCTGGGCCAGGAGCCGATAGTGGTCGGGGACGCCCCGGGCTTCGTCACCAGTCGGATCCTGCATCCCATGATCAACGATGCGGCCCGGATAGTGCAGGCCGGCACCGCGAGCGTCGAGGCCGTCGACTCCCTGATGGAGAACTGTCTGGGGCACCGGACCGGCCCGCTGCGGACGGCCGACCTGATCGGCATCGACAACCTCGTCGACTCGCTCCGGGTGCTGGTCGAGCGCACCGGCGACGAGGGCTGCCGCCCCTGTGACCTGCTTCTGGAGAAGGTCCGCCTGGGCCACCTCGGCCGCAAGTCCGGCCGCGGCTTCTACGCGTACGGCTGA